In Podospora pseudoanserina strain CBS 124.78 chromosome 5, whole genome shotgun sequence, a single window of DNA contains:
- a CDS encoding hypothetical protein (EggNog:ENOG503PD4G), producing MPQLPFLEVEDLSSSLSFYSAIVEPLGLRHISTERGHFPSVTFGNSERDPVFQLRQVVASRDRPLRRSRIAVSAPSPGAADEAFEFAFRANPDLRDTSYLRHPAEAYPAASGASAHRATTHSGGTRVIISDLDYNIMEIVYQPPLDYPPHYSGSTVRRTRSTDEEAGRILTWNFDVAGSLRPAPVGASSAYSGPPRADPRRSLSYHDYEEEEVEVRDYDDEDDHHGHDHDVRRPPPPAAGLKRSVTTGTSNYEPAASARENSTGLSAGAVVGTLLGVAGVAAGAALTYNMVRGDRTRASAHDDYDAPPFSRRSTFPDKYDSYLDRKGRYLDTERPADKGRYSDEYGSGLDYWRQGPDYVARYTQVTSPRSRDVDGAYDDARGRHSIPRSRASVRPRSEAANSREPYLLGEPEYRGYVSSKSSKHPPIVQRGYTYDGPERDSYVSSRSQRSSNTLRASPADAYLPSSHPVSHSRSGSRVTTTTYKVSDSPRGYSREEIYGSARHIPFSESRASPYTSARDPLLASGRAPPYLSAREATYPSDNRAGAYYSARHAPLPRSSGGSSRARYGEDDDDDDADSIAPSDSISCVGSRRSR from the coding sequence ATGCCCCAACTCCCTTTcctcgaggtggaggacctCTCCTCATCGTTGTCTTTCTATTCCGCCATTGTTGAACCACTGGGCCTCCGACACATCAGCACAGAGCGCGGGCACTTCCCGTCGGTTACATTTGGCAATTCAGAACGGGATCCAGTTTTCCAGCTCCGCCAGGTGGTCGCAAGCAGAGACCGGCCCCTGAGGCGCTCACGCATAGCGGTCAGCGCTCCCTCGCCGGGCGCGGCCGACGAAGCCTTTGAGTTTGCATTTCGGGCTAATCCCGATCTTCGGGACACATCATACTTGCGCCACCCTGCCGAGGCCTACCCGGCGGCCAGTGGCGCGTCTGCCCACCGGGCGACAACGCACAGTGGCGGGACCCGCGTGATTATAAGTGACTTGGACTACAACATCATGGAGATTGTGTACCAGCCCCCTCTCGACTACCCTCCACACTACAGCGGCTCGACTGTCCGGCGCACACGGTCAACCGACGAAGAAGCAGGCCGTATATTGACCTGGAATTTCGACGTGGCAGGCTCGTTACGACCCGCCCCTGTTGGTGCCAGTTCTGCGTACAGCGGCCCACCCCGGGCTGATCCACGACGCTCGCTGAGCTACCACGActacgaagaagaagaagtagaAGTCAGAGactacgacgacgaggacgaccaccacggccacgaCCACGACGTGAGaaggcctcctccccccgcgGCAGGATTGAAGCGCAGTGTCACGACGGGCACTTCCAACTACGAACCGGCTGCCTCGGCCAGGGAGAACTCGACCGGACTAAGTGCCGGCGCTGTTGTCGGAACTTTGCTCGGGGTTGCTGGCGTTGCTGCCGGAGCTGCTCTCACCTACAACATGGTCAGGGGCGACCGCACCCGTGCTTCGGCGCACGACGACTATGATGCCCCCCCCTTCAGCCGCCGCTCCACCTTCCCGGACAAGTATGACAGCTATTTGGATCGCAAAGGCCGGTATTTGGACACGGAGCGGCCCGCGGATAAGGGGCGGTATTCTGACGAGTATGGTTCCGGTCTCGATTATTGGAGGCAAGGGCCAGACTACGTTGCTCGATATACCCAAGTCACCTCGCCGAGGAGCAGAGATGTGGATGGTGCCTATGACGATGCGCGGGGCCGTCACTCAATACCTCGTTCGCGGGCTTCTGTACGCCCACGCAGTGAAGCAGCCAACAGCCGCGAGCCATATCTTCTCGGGGAGCCCGAGTACCGCGGTTATGTGAgctccaagtcctccaaaCATCCGCCCATTGTCCAACGTGGGTATACGTATGATGGCCCAGAACGGGATAGCTACGTGTCTTCGCGCAGCCAAAGGTCCAGTAATACGCTCCGCGCATCGCCAGCGGATGCTTATCTGCCGTCATCACATCCTGTCTCGCACTCAAGGTCGGGCAGTCGTGTAACCACAACAACATACAAGGTTAGCGACAGTCCTCGAGGATACAGCCGGGAGGAGATTTATGGCTCGGCCCGTCACATCCCATTCTCAGAAAGCCGGGCTTCTCCGTATACGTCGGCGCGCGACCCGCTCCTCGCAAGTGGGAGGGCACCACCGTATCTCTCAGCTCGCGAGGCCACCTACCCCAGCGATAATCGAGCTGGTGCATACTATTCAGCCCGCCATGCGCCACTTCCCCGGAGCAGTGGAGGAAGCAGTCGTGCTCGCTatggggaggacgacgacgatgatgatgctgacagCATTGCGCCCAGCGATAGCATTAGCTGTGTTGGAAGCCGGAGGAGTCGTTAA
- a CDS encoding hypothetical protein (COG:O; EggNog:ENOG503P0AW) yields MKFGHAFKEALEAETYPRHWVDKAVPYRQLKKILGKVREELINNGYDPDTLQKLVAERNAEYRLESDDSQLLRPKLVVRPATTSAQPLDQKTEVDSLPESPVSLSPTSSASTEPGPSALTHDSAPPYSHRQQQTSDGEWVDVPLDADARFFSVLQQDVNELDTLQDKERVAMIENIHVIGNEIAQVARPRKPVIDFSRSDLYRWREILDLYLSAEVFFSTNEVSGGARSSDRARKQLVWFQEEVSKRQLPQKFKIKSSAVAFQHFLSLNATLLQNLQFQELNQTAITKIIKKFDKRTSLGVKKTFPKVMNSAHFISETISKDICAQLSRDVISLVPQVVDYTCIVCLSICWLPIRLDCDHLFCIRCMIKMQNRQKRFCPLCRADVIQRANESHIDMELVRYLERWFPKETKEKQRNNEDERRKELLGDLYVEGAQPPCIVM; encoded by the exons ATGAAATTCGGCCACGCCTTCAAGGAGGCCTTGGAGGCTGAGACCTATCCAAGACACTGGGTAGACAAGGCGGTTCCCTATCGTCAGCTCAAAAAGATCCTTGGTAAGGTGCGGGAGGAGCTGATAAACAATGGCTACGATCCGGACACGTTACAAAAGCTGGTGGCTGAGCGAAATGCCGAATACCGCCTAGAGTCGGACGACTCCCAGCTCCTGAGACCCAAACTGGTTGTGCGTCCAGCCACTACAAGTGCTCAACCTCTGGATCAGAAAACAGAAGTCGACTCGCTGCCAGAATCACCAGTATCTCTatctcccacctcttccgCCAGCACAGAACCTGGACCATCAGCCTTGACACATGACTCTGCGCCCCCGTATAGCCatcgccagcaacaaaccagTGACGGCGAGTGGGTTGACGTCCCGTTGGATGCCGATGCTCGCTTTTTCAGTGTCCTCCAGCAGGATGTCAATGAGTTGGATACTCTCCAGGACAAGGAGCGGGTTGCCATGATCGAAAACATCCACGTGATTGGAAACGAGATCGCACAAGTAGCCAGACCGCGAAAACCAGTCATCGACTTCTCCCGGTCAGATCTGTATCGCTGGCGCGAGATTCTGGACCTCTACCTCTCGGCCgaggtcttcttctccaccaacgAGGTTTCCGGCGGTGCTCGCAGCAGCGACAGAGCTCGCAAGCAACTCGTCTGGTTCCAAGAAGAGGTGAGCAAGCGCCAGCTGCCGCAGAAGTTCAAGATCAAGTCCAGCGCCGTCGCCTTCCAACACTTCCTCTCGTTGAATGCCACGCTGCTGCAGAACTTGCAGTTCCAGGAACTGAATCAGACAGCCATAACAAAAATAATCAAAA AATTCGACAAGAGAACGTCACTGGGGGTGAAAAAGACTTTTCCAAAAGTCATGAACTCGGCACACTTCATCTCCGAGACCATATCCAAGGACATCTGCGCCCAGCTGTCTCGAGACGTCATCAGCCTTGTCCCACAAGTCGTGGATTACACGTGCATTGTCT GCCTCTCCATATGTTGGCTACCCATCCGACTGGACTGCGACCATCTGTTTTGCATCCGGTGCATGATCAAGATGCAAAACAGGCAAAAGCGCTTCTGCCCGCTATGTCGAGCCGATGTGATTCAACGGGCCAACGAAT CACATATCGATATGGAGCTCGTTCGATACTTGGAAAGGTGGTTTCCaaaggagaccaaggagaagcagaggAACAACGAGGACGAGCGGCGAAAGGAGCTCCTGGGCGATTTGTACGTGGAAGGTGCACAGCCGCCGTGTATCGTGATGTGA
- the ATG4 gene encoding Cysteine protease atg4 (EggNog:ENOG503NVXP; COG:U; COG:Z; BUSCO:EOG09264B3O; MEROPS:MER0013559), with amino-acid sequence MKSTRSGSNNWQSAVSGTSPKIATAMEAAISAGAEVSRVGRRILQRIWDPEPTNDRSSNEPVWCLGCSYLLDTKEYGTPPTLTTSTPPADATLTALVPESGAGVESEPRRATEKAGVPVNTSNAKAVAPIPVAASGQHQLQVPETPPLSVASSFDSALAYEEPGQDGGWPPAFLDDFESRIWMTYRTGFEVIPRSTDPKAAAALSFTMRFKTSFGDQTGFSSDTGWGCMIRSGQSLLANAMLISRAGRAWRRTTNPDIEREIVCLFADNPRAPYSIQNFVNHGAAACGKYPGEWFGPSATARCIQALAKKHDSSLRVYLTRDLPEVYEDNFMSTANPDGNHFHPTLILVSTRLGIDKINPIYHEALISTLQLPQAIGIAGGRPSSSHYFIGAQGQWLFYLDPHHPRPALPYRENPNDYTIEELDSCHTRRLRHLHVEDMDPSMLIGFLIKDEDDWDLWKSSVKHVQGKAIINVSPHDPEHGMGFGRAGAIDEVETLSDEDDTDTVLDL; translated from the exons ATGAAGTCGACGCGCTCAGGCAGCAACAACTGGCAATCGGCCGTCTCGGGAACATCACCCAAGATCGCGACTGCGATGGAGGCAGCGATATCCGCCGGGGCCGAGGTCAGCCGTGTAGGCCGACGCATCTTGCAGAGAATCTGGGACCCAGAGCCTACCAATGATCGAAGCAGCAATGAACCagtgtggtgtttgggttgctCATATCTCCTCGATACAAAAGAATACGGCACACCCCCTacgctcaccaccagcacaccaCCCGCAGATGCCACTCTTACCGCTTTAGTACCCGAGTCTGGGGCAGGCGTGGAATCGGAGCCACGAAGAGCCACAGAGAAGGCAGGAGTGCCGGTGAATACATCGAATGCAAAAGCAGTTGCCCCAATCCCCGTTGCGGCTAGTGGTCAGCACCAGCTACAAGTGCCCGAAACACCTCCTCTCTCCGTTGCCAGCAGTTTTGATTCAGCTCTTGCGTACGAAGAGCCCGGTCAAGATGGCGGCTGGCCCCCGGCCTTTCTCGATGATTTCGAGTCCCGCATATGGATGACATATCGTACCGGATTCGAAGTAATTCCTCGCTCGACCGACCCGAAAGCGGCCGCAGCCTTGTCCTTCACCATGCGATTCAAGACTTCTTTCGGGGACCAGACCGGCTTTTCATCAGATACGGGCTGGGGATGCATGATCAGGTCTGGGCAGAGCTTGTTGGCCAATGCAATGTTGATCAGCCGTGCAGGACGTG CTTGGAGACGAACGACGAACCCTGACATCGAACGCGAAATCGTGTGCCTATTCGCAGATAATCCTCGTGCTCCATATTCCATACAGAACTTTGTCAACCATGGTGCAGCTGCTTGTGGAAAGTACCCTGGAGAGTGGTTTGGCCCATCTGCGACGGCACGGTGCATCCA GGCtctggccaagaagcacGATAGCTCCCTGCGAGTGTACTTGACACGAGATCTTCCTGAAGTATACGAAGACAACTTCATGTCAACCGCGAACCCTGACGGCAACCACTTTCACCCGACATTAATTCTGGTATCTACGAGGCTGGGGATTGACAAGATTAACCCAATCTACCATGAAGCGCTCATATCTACCTTACAATTGCCACAAGCCATTGGTATTGCTGG CGGACGcccgtcatcatcccacTACTTCATCGGTGCTCAGGGGCAATGGCTCTTTTACCTCGatccccatcacccacgGCCGGCGCTTCCTTATCGAGAGAATCCGAACGACTATACCATAGAAGAATTGGACTCCTGCCACACCCGACGATTGCGGCATCTCCACGTTGAAGACATGGACCCTAGCATGCTCATTGGCTTTCTCAtcaaggatgaggatgattgGGATCTGTGGAAGAGCTCTGTCAAGCATGTTCAGGGCAAGGCCATCATCAATGTCTCGCCTCATGACCCGGAGCACGGGATGGGTTTCGGTCGAGCGGGAGCGattgatgaggtggagaCACTGAgtgacgaggacgacacAGATACGGTGCTTGATTTATGA
- a CDS encoding hypothetical protein (EggNog:ENOG503NX06; COG:O), with the protein MGADQSTPRGASQAATIVTQQKTCYYEVLGVDRQVPDEEIRRAYKKKALELHPDRNYHDTENATRKFAELQTAYEILSDPQERAWYDSHRDAILRGDDEVAGGAPGGQDPGNHTSANAVFALMGRFNSSVPMDDSPRGFFGILNVFFEQLAAEEAAACEWDGTIPTHYPPFGKAEDDYNTVGKSFYNVWSSFSTRKSFQWKDVHHLAHAPDRRIRRLMEKENKKLRDEGIREFNDAVLSLVAFVKKRDPRYVPNTQSEAERQQVLRNSAAAQAARSRAAHQEKMAEYVVPDWAQPKERQDYEGEFSMSEEESEVEEIECVVCNKTFRSEKQFEAHEKSKKHIKAVQQLKRQMRKENMHFDLNPQDSPGASTPQSPQPEQDAQVIQRERDMTSTAPLTSEDGRTGEEKQGPVEQDDDQEQSTQSSSSPEDDEYAPRSTVEERIVNGAGATKKVSQPQADDSGDLADSTAASVANLTLSEPAPGKKVGKAKLKREKKAARQAESQIQDSLQCVVCKEAFPSKNKLFDHIKELKHAAPVSATPGKSGKQKRKK; encoded by the exons ATGGGAGCTGACCAATCCACACCTCGGGGTGCCAGTCAGGCGGCCACCATCGTCACCCAGCAGAAAACATGCTATTATGAAGTTCTAGGGGTTGATCGTCAGGTGCCGGACGAAGA AATTCGGAGGGCCTACAAGAAAAAGGCATTGGAGCTGCATCCCGATCGCAACTACCACGATACCGAGAACGCGACGCGGAAGTTTGCCGAGCTACAAACAGCATACGAAATACTATCGGACCCCCAGGAACGAGCTTGGTACGACTCGCATCGAGATGCTATCCTCAGGGGTGATGACGAAGTGGCTGGGGGTGCGCCTGGCGGACAGGACCCCGGCAATCACACCTCGGCGAATGCTGTCTTTGCACTGATGGGTCGATTCAATTCCAGCGTACCGATGGATGACAGCCCGCGTGGTTTCTTTGGGATATTGAACGTCTTCTTCGAACAGCTTGCCGCAGAAGAAGCTGCAGCCTGCGAGTGGGACGGAACCATCCCTACACACTACCCACCGTTTGGCAAAGCGGAAGACGACTACAACACCGTGGGCAAGTCGTTTTATAATGTGTGGTCAAGCTTCTCGACGAGGAAATCCTTTCAGTGGAAGGATGTGCACCATCTTGCGCACGCACCAGACAGGAGGATCCGTCGCTTGATGGAaaaggagaacaagaagcTTCGCGATGAGGGCATCAGAGAATTCAACGATGCGGTCCTCTCTTTGGTTGCGTTTGTCAAGAAAAGAGATCCCCGTTATGTTCCCAACACACAGTCTGAGGCGGAACGGCAGCAGGTCCTTCGTAATTCCGCGGCAGCCCAGGCGGCCCGGTCGCGGGCAGCGCACCAGGAAAAGATGGCCGAGTACGTGGTGCCAGACTGGGCGCAGCCGAAAGAACGCCAAGACTACGAGGGCGAGTTTTCCATGTCGGAAGAAGAgtccgaggttgaggagatcGAATGCGTGGTGTGCAACAAGACGTTTAGGAGTGAGAAACAGTTCGAGGCTCACGAAAAGAGCAAGAAACATATCAAGGCAGTACAGCAGTTGAAAAGACAGATGAGAAAGGAAAACATGCACTTTGATCTAAATCCTCAAGATTCACCAGGGGCATCTACGCCGCAGTCTCCCCAGCCAGAGCAGGACGCGCAAGTCAtccagagagagagggacaTGACCAGCACAGCACCGCTGACCTCTGAGGACGGGAGGACcggagaagaaaagcaagGGCCCGTCGAGCAGGATGATGATCAAGAACAGAGCACACAATCATCGTCGAGTCCAGAAGATGACGAGTATGCACCACGTTCCACGGTGGAAGAGCGCATTGTCAACGGGGCAGGAGCCACCAAGAAGGTGTCACAGCCACAAGCAGACGATAGCGGAGACTTGGCAGATTCTACAGCTGCGAGCGTTGCCAACCTCACACTCAGCGAACCGGCGCCAGGTAAAAAGGTTGGTAAGGCGAAACTGAAGCGAGAAAAGAAAGCAGCTCGGCAGGCAGAGTCACAAATCCAGGATTCG CTACAATGTGTGGTATGTAAAGAGGCATTCCCAAGCAAGAACAAGCTCTTCGACCACATCAAAGAACTCAAACATGCAGCTCCGGTCTCTGCCACGCCTGGTAAATCTGGAAAacagaagagaaagaaataa
- the STR2 gene encoding Cystathionine gamma-synthase (COG:E; EggNog:ENOG503NWEN), producing the protein MPAFNLGESIPPHTEHAVSVSLPTWRANVGYEEGEDWVVGSMTTGYPRFFIHRSIQAFAKDILEKIGKKGLVAFLFPTRQVAARCVSFVKLRAPPAIVSSLEVLHLVLDPVNPQSKALRGLSPSISAVICSPEGFGFLKQYWQHTGDGVSSRRAEFCHSLFKDGLLRVDESPNTAAPMSPKPCRGPRRYQRGGSLDAGKPSITSQTSTTVPDREETSRFLEERFGRNLDVSFVEPAKSAIKRRIAGALRSDRELTSSPVPEKEMESNTRGVVNLREDDIYLFPAGMNAIFNAHRALLGARGGLKSVNFGFPYVDTLKILEKFGPGCVFYGNASEADLDDLEARLKAGERFLGLFCEFPGNPLLTCPNLARIREMADKYDFAVVVDETIGTFANINVLPFADIVVSSLTKIFSGDCNVMGGSAIFNPNSRYYSALKDFARTGYEDTYWPEDVMFMERNSRDFASRIERINANAEAICDVFRENKLIKAVFYPRDNESSANYEACKVPGGGYGGLISVVFHRKEQAVAFYDAVDTAKGPSLGTNFTLTSPYVLLAHYQELEWASQFGVDPDLIRISVGLEDTADIVNVFQAALHVAEHGSQ; encoded by the exons ATGCCCGCCTTCAACCTCGGCGAGTCTATCCCGCCGCACACGGAGCAT GCGGTGAGTGTGTCACTACCAACGTGGAGAGCAAATGTTGGTtatgaagaaggagaggactGGGTTGTTGGCAGTATGACCACTGGTTATCCTCG cttcttcatccACAGGAGCATCCAAGCTTTTGCCAAAGACATTCTGGAGAAAATTGGGAAAAAAGGGCTGGTTGCTTTTCTGTTCCCAACTCGTCAGGTTGCTGCCCGGTGTGTGAGCTTTGTCAAATTACGCGCTCCTCCTGCCATCGTGTCATCTCTTGAAGTTCTGCATCTGGTTCTTGACCCGGTAAACCCGCAGTCCAAGGCTCTTCGTGGGCTATCTCCCTCTATCTCGGCCGTCATCTGCTCTCCCGAGGGTTTCGGTTTTCTGAAGCAGTATTGGCAGCACACGGGCGATGGTGTCTCTAGCCGCAGGGCAGAGTTCTGTCACAGTCTCTTCAAGGATGGTCTGTTGCGTGTGGATGAATCCCCCAACACGGCCGCGCCCATGAGCCCAAAGCCATGCAGAGGACCAAGGCGTTACCAACGAGGGGGCTCTCTCGACGCAGGAAAGCCATCAATCACATCCCAAACGTCAACAACCGTCCCTGACAGAGAGGAGACGTCGCGATTCTTGGAGGAGCGCTTCGGTCGGAACCTGgatgtttcttttgttgagcCCGCCAAATCTGCCATCAAACGGCGAATTGCCGGGGCGCTCAGAAGCGATCGTGAACTAACATCTAGCCCGGTGCCCGAAAAGGAGATGGAATCCAATACCCGTGGTGTTGTCAACCTCCGCGAGGACGACATCTATCTTTTCCCAGCCGGCATGAACGCCATCTTTAACGCTCACCGTGCCCTTCTTGGAGCGCGTGGAGGTCTCAAGTCGGTCAACTTCGGGTTCCCTTATGTTGACACCCTCAAGATTCTTGAGAAGTTTGGCCCTGGATGCGTCTTCTACGGCAATGCGTCCGAGGCCGACCTTGACGACCTCGAAGCTCGGCTGAAAGCAGGCGAGCGCTTCCTGGGGCTCTTTTGTGAATTCCCGGGCAATCCGCTCCTCACTTGCCCCAATCTTGCCCGCATCCGCGAGATGGCCGACAAATACGACTTTGCCGTCGTGGTGGACGAAACAATCGGGACCTttgccaacatcaacgtTCTCCCCTTCGCCGATATCGTCGTCTCTAGCTTGACCAAGATCTTCTCGGGTGACTGCAACGTCATGGGAGGCAGTGCCATCTTTAACCCAAACAGTCGATACTACTCTGCGTTAAAAGACTTTGCCCGCACGGGGTACGAGGACACATACTGGCCCGAGGATGTCATGTTCATGGAGCGAAATAGCCGGGATTTTGCGTCTCGGATTGAACGGATCAACGCCAACGCTGAGGCCATCTGTGATGTGTTTCGTGAGaacaagctcatcaaggCGGTCTTTTACCCGCGTGATAACGAGTCCAGCGCCAATTACGAAGCCTGCAAGGTTCCTGGTGGAGGGTACGGCGGGTTGATCTCGGTCGTGTTCCACCGCAAGGAGCAGGCTGTTGCATTTTACGATGCTGTTGACACAGCCAAGGGGCCAAGCCTGGGAACCAACTTCACGTTGACATCCCCCTATGTGCTTTTGGCTCACTATCAAGAGTTGGAATGGGCGTCGCAATTTGGTGTTGACCCTGATCTGATCCGCATCAGCGTCGGGTTGGAGGACACTGCTGATATTGTAAATGTGTTTCAAGCTGCATTGCATGTAGCAGAGCACGGCTCGCAATAG